In Trifolium pratense cultivar HEN17-A07 linkage group LG7, ARS_RC_1.1, whole genome shotgun sequence, a genomic segment contains:
- the LOC123898285 gene encoding methylsterol monooxygenase 2-2-like, with the protein MVASFIIESLWQYLITNFSDFQLACLGSFFIHESVFFLSGLPFIWLERAGCLSKYKIQAKTNSPASEERCIIRLLMYHFGVNLPLMIFSYPVFRYMGMRSSLPLPSWRVVLTQIIFYFILEDFVFYWGHRILHTKWLYKHVHSVHHEYATPFGLTSEYAHPAEILFLGFATILGPAVTGPHLITLWLWMVLRVLETVEAHCGYHFPWSPSNFLPLYGGADFHDYHHRLLYTKSGNYSSTFTYMDWVFGTDIGYRKLKALKNAEVEYSSEQKKH; encoded by the exons aTGGTTGCTTCATTCATCATCGAATCTCTTTGGCAG TACTTGATCACAAATTTCAGTGACTTTCAATTGGCGTGTTTGGGGAGTTTCTTTATTCATGAAAGCGTTTTCTTTTTATCTGGACTACCTTTTATATGGCTTGAGAGGGCCGGATGTCTGTCAAAGTACAAAATTCAG GCAAAAACTAACAGCCCTGCATCTGAGGAGAGATGTATTATTCGCTTGTTGATGTATCATTTTGGAGTAAATCTACCTCTGATGATTTTTTCATATCCTGTCTTCAGATACATGGGCATGCGAAGTAGTCTTCCTCTGCCGTCCTG GAGAGTAGTTCTAACgcaaataatattttacttcATTTTGGAGGACTTTGTATTCTATTGGGGACATAGGATACTGCACACAAAATGGTTGTACAAACACGTACATAGTGTCCATCATGA GTATGCTACACCATTTGGACTTACTTCTGAATATGCTCATCCTGCTGAGATACTTTTCCTCGGTTTTGCTACCATTCTTGGTCCTGCTGTCACTGGACCACACTTGATTACTCTCTGGCTATGGATGGTTCTTAGAGTCCTTGAGACGGTTGAGGCACATTGCGGTTACCATTTCCCATGGAGTCCATCAAACTTCTTACCTCTTTATGGAGG AGCTGACTTTCATGACTATCATCACCGTTTGTTGTACACTAAGTCTGGAAACTATTCATCAACCTTTACATACATGGATTG GGTATTTGGAACTGATATAGGATACAGAAAGTTGAAAGCATTAAAGAACGCTGAAGTTGAATACAGTAGCGAACAAAAGAAACATTGA
- the LOC123899618 gene encoding nucleobase-ascorbate transporter 6-like, which yields MAGGGAAPQPKQDELLPHPVKDQLPNVSYCITSPPPWPEAILLGFQHYLVMLGTTVLIPSSLVPQMGGGNEEKAKVIQTLLFVAGINTFFQTTFGTRLPAVIGGSYTFVPTTISIILAGRYSDIVNPHEKFEKIMRGTQGALIVASTLQIVLGFSGLWRNVVRFLSPLSAVPLVALSGFGMYEFGFPVLAKCVEIGLPEIIILVVFSQYIPHMMKGDKPLFDRFAVLFSVAIVWLYAYLLTVGGAYKNSAPKTQITCRTDRAGIIGGAPWIRVPYPFQWGAPTFDAGETFAMMAASLVALVESTGAFIAVSRYASATPVPPSVLSRGVGWQGVGIMLSGIFGTGNGSSVSVENAGLLALTRVGSRRVVQISAGFMIFFSILGKFGAVFASIPAPIIAALYCLFFAYVGSAGLSFLQFCNLNSFRTKFILGFSIFMGFSIPQYFNEYTAFKGYGPVHTRARWFNDMINVPFASEAFVASFLAIFLDVTLHKKDNQTRKDRGMHWWDKFRSFKTDTRSEEFYSLPFNLNKFFPSV from the exons ATGGCAGGAGGTGGAGCTGCACCACAACCAAAGCAAGATGAACTTCTTCCACATCCAGTTAAAGATCAATTACCAAATGTTTCTTATTGCATTACAAGTCCTCCTCCATGGC CTGAGGCAATCCTACTTGGTTTTCAACATTACCTTGTGATGCTTGGCACAACTGTTCTAATTCCAAGTTCTCTAGTTCCTCAAATGGGAGGAGGAAAT GAAGAGAAAGCAAAAGTGATTCAGACTCTACTATTTGTGGCTGGAATTAACACATTTTTTCAAACAACATTCGGGACTCGTCTACCTGCTGTCATCGGAGGATCCTACACTTTTGTGCCAACAACCATTTCAATTATTCTGGCCGGTCGTTATAGTGATATTGTGAATCCTCATgag AAATTTGAGAAGATAATGAGGGGAACACAAGGTGCACTTATAGTTGCTTCAACACTTCAAATTGTTCTTGGTTTTAGTGGCCTTTGGCGCAATGTAGTGAG gTTCTTAAGTCCTCTTTCTGCTGTTCCCTTGGTTGCTCTCTCGGGCTTTGGAATGTATGAATTTGGATTTCCTGTG CTTGCAAAATGTGTGGAGATTGGATTACCAGAAATCATCATCCTAGTAGTATTTTCACAg TACATTCCTCACATGATGAAAGGAGATAAGCCACTCTTCGATCGGTTTGCAGTTTTATTCTCAGTAGCAATTGTGTGGCTTTATGCTTATCTTCTAACAGTTGGTGGAGCTTATAAAAATTCAGCACCTAAAACCCAAATTACATGTAGGACAGACCGTGCCGGAATCATAGGTGGTGCTCCTTG GATAAGAGTTCCATATCCCTTTCAATGGGGAGCTCCAACTTTTGATGCTGGTGAAACTTTTGCTATGATGGCTGCTTCACTTGTTGCTCTAGTAGAG TCAACAGGTGCTTTCATTGCTGTGTCAAGGTATGCAAGTGCAACACCAGTTCCACCTTCAGTTCTTAGCAGAGGTGTAGGTTGGCAG GGAGTTGGAATAATGTTATCTGGGATATTTGGGACAGGGAATGGATCATCAGTTTCTGT GGAGAATGCAGGACTGTTAGCTTTGACACGTGTAGGTAGCCGAAGGGTTGTTCAAATATCAGCTGGATTCATGATCTTTTTCTCAATTCTAG GAAAATTTGGAGCAGTTTTTGCTTCTATTCCAGCACCAAtaattgcagctttatattgcCTTTTCTTTGCCTATGTGG GCTCTGCAGGTCTTAGCTTCCTTCAATTTTGCAATTTAAACAGCTTTAGAACAAAATTCATCTTAGGGTTCTCTATTTTCATGGGATTCTCAATACCACAATATTTCAATGAGTACACAGCATTTAAAGGCTATGGTCCTGTACATACACGCGCAAGATGg TTCAATGACATGATCAATGTTCCATTTGCATCTGAAGCATTTGTTGCTAGTTTTTTGGCAATTTTCTTGGATGTAACATTGCACAAGAAAGACAATCAAACACGTAAAGACAGAGGAATGCATTGGTGGGATAAGTTTCGTTCATTCAAAACAGATACAAGAAGTGAAGAATTTTATTCTCTTCCTTTTAATCTAAACAAGTTTTTTCCTTCTGTGTAA